The Mycobacterium riyadhense sequence CCTCACGACAACCGCAGCCAAAGATGCCGTCGAAGGCTTTCTGAATCACCTCACCCAGCTGCGACCGCTGCATGTCATCCTCATCGATCAGATACCCGATTCGGCGGGGGAGTTGTTCACGCCTGTGGATCTGGACATCGGCGCCGTTTCACACCTGCAGTACACGTCGGGCTCGACCCGGCCTCCGGTCGGTGTTGAGATCACCCACCGCGCGGTCGGCACCAACCTGGTGCAGATGATCCTCTCGATCGACCTGCTGAACCGAAACACGCACGGCGTCAGTTGGTTACCGCTCTACCACGACATGGGCCTGTCGATGATCGGCTTCCCGGCGGTGTACGGCGGACACTCAACCCTGATGTCGCCGGCCGCGTTCGTCCGGAGGCCGCAGCGGTGGATCCAAGCATTGGCCGCCGAATCACGAACCGGCCGCGTGGTCACCGCGGCGCCCAACTTCGCATACGAGTGGACCGCGCAGCGGGGCCTACCCGCGCAGGCCGAGGATGTCGACCTCAGCAACGTGGTGCTGATCATCGGTTCCGAACCGGTCAGCATCGACGCGGTCACGACGTTCGATAAAGCGTTCGCGCCCTACGGATTACCGCGCACGGCGTTCAAGCCCTCTTATGGGATAGCGGAGGCGACACTGATGGTCGCAACCATCGGTCACACCGCACAGACCACCGTTGCCTACTTCGACCGAGAGCAGCTCGGCGTTGGTAGGGCGGTACTGGTCGCCCCCGATGCTGCCAACGCAGTTGCTCATGTCTCATGCGGCCAAGTAGCTCGCAGCCTGTGCGCGGCGATCGTGAACCCTGACAGTGGCACCGAACTGGTGGACGGCGAAGTCGGGGAAGTCTGGTTGCAGGGCGACAATGTCGGTCGCGGCTACTGGGGACGACCCGAAGAGACGCGGCAGACGTTCGGCGCCAAGCTGGAATCACCGCTCACGGAAGGCAGTCACGCCGCCGGTTCGGCCGTTGCGGGCAACTGGCTGAGGACCGGGGATCTGGGCGTCTACTTCGACGGTGAGCTCTACATCACCGGCCGAATCGCGGATCTGATAACGATCGACGGACGTAACCATTACCCGCAGGACCTCGAGGCCACGGCTGCAGAGGCGTCGCCGATGGTGCGACGCGGATATGTGACGGGCTTCGCGGTGCCCGCTGACGACGGCAGCCAACGCTTGGTGATCATCGCCGAACGCGCGGCGGGCACCAGTCGCGCAGATCCGAAGCCAGCAATCGAGGCGATCCGAACGGCCGTGTCGCACCGCCATGGGTTATCCGCCGCCGACGTGCGTTTCCTGCCCGCCGGCGCCATTCCGCGAACCACCAGCGGCAAACTCGCTCGCCGAGCCTGCCGCGCGCAGTACCTCAGCGGCGACCTAGGTGTGCGCTAGGTGGCGGCAACGGATCGAACACGTTGCGCCCGAACGCCGTTCGCCAACCGGCAAGCCGGTCGAGGGCCGATGTCCAGATGCCGTAATGTGCTAAATCGTTGCCTCGCCGGATAATTCGCGCATAGCAGCACCCCCATCTGTGCCCTGGTCTTTGCGCTGTGCTTACCGACGCCCGGGACCGCTCGCTATGCCGCGCCGGACAGTAGCCGTTCACTGGTCTCCCAAAGGTCGACCGCTTTGGCGAGATCGTATGACTCAGTAGAAGATCGGATCGGTTTCAGGCCGGCAAAGTATTGGCCCGTTACGCCGTCGTACCGTGGATCGACCGCCAGCGCCGCTAGTCGTGCGCCGGAGACCCGGGTGCTGTGGACGAAGGGAAGGACGCGCAGCATTGGCGCCAGGTAGCGCCATGCTAACCGCTGGATCGGCGGATAGTCCCGCGCCAAGCTGGAACCAGGCATCAGGCCGGGATCGAACGCGTTGACGGTCACTCCCACTTCTCCGTGGTTGAGGCGACGGTCGAGCTCGTAGGTAAAGAGCACGTTACACAGCTTGGAGGTGGTGTAGCGACGGCGGCCTTCGGTCGACCTGTCCTGATCAGCGGGCGGGTGCGCGAGGTCGAGCGCGGAGGTATACCGCGGCGCGGGCATACCGGTGTGCTTACTCGGGTCGTGCGTGCCACTACTGACAACGACGATGCGCGCCGGGCGGGTCAACTGGTCGAGAATCCCTGTCACGAGGGCAAAGTGACCGAGGTGGTTTACCGCGAATGTCATCTCGATACCGTCGTCGGTCAACGCGCTGCCCGACACCACCTGTAGGCCAGCATTGCAGACCAGCGCGTGAATTGGGGGCAGCGGGGTGATCCGCACGGTTTCCACGAAGGTGCGTACCGACCGCAGCGATGCGAGGTCCACCTCAAGGACCGTGCAGCGGGTTGGTTCCCCGAGTTCTCCCACGGCCGCGCCGCCGCGCGCCGCGTCGCGCACCGCCAACACCACGTGCCACGATGCATCGC is a genomic window containing:
- a CDS encoding SDR family NAD(P)-dependent oxidoreductase, translated to MNTRTAVITGASTGLGLECARALLASDASWHVVLAVRDAARGGAAVGELGEPTRCTVLEVDLASLRSVRTFVETVRITPLPPIHALVCNAGLQVVSGSALTDDGIEMTFAVNHLGHFALVTGILDQLTRPARIVVVSSGTHDPSKHTGMPAPRYTSALDLAHPPADQDRSTEGRRRYTTSKLCNVLFTYELDRRLNHGEVGVTVNAFDPGLMPGSSLARDYPPIQRLAWRYLAPMLRVLPFVHSTRVSGARLAALAVDPRYDGVTGQYFAGLKPIRSSTESYDLAKAVDLWETSERLLSGAA
- a CDS encoding fatty acyl-AMP ligase, coding for MDYGSRQDSVAPKGLLEIEDCLGADGGIVLPPGTTLISLIARNVANVGDSVAYRYLDYSRSAQGQVAEVTWAEFGVRLQAIGAHVQQFAGPGDRVAILAPQGIDYVAGFYAAIKAGTIAVPLFAPELPGHAERLETALRDSVPSVVLTTTAAKDAVEGFLNHLTQLRPLHVILIDQIPDSAGELFTPVDLDIGAVSHLQYTSGSTRPPVGVEITHRAVGTNLVQMILSIDLLNRNTHGVSWLPLYHDMGLSMIGFPAVYGGHSTLMSPAAFVRRPQRWIQALAAESRTGRVVTAAPNFAYEWTAQRGLPAQAEDVDLSNVVLIIGSEPVSIDAVTTFDKAFAPYGLPRTAFKPSYGIAEATLMVATIGHTAQTTVAYFDREQLGVGRAVLVAPDAANAVAHVSCGQVARSLCAAIVNPDSGTELVDGEVGEVWLQGDNVGRGYWGRPEETRQTFGAKLESPLTEGSHAAGSAVAGNWLRTGDLGVYFDGELYITGRIADLITIDGRNHYPQDLEATAAEASPMVRRGYVTGFAVPADDGSQRLVIIAERAAGTSRADPKPAIEAIRTAVSHRHGLSAADVRFLPAGAIPRTTSGKLARRACRAQYLSGDLGVR